A DNA window from Thalassospiraceae bacterium LMO-JJ14 contains the following coding sequences:
- a CDS encoding anhydro-N-acetylmuramic acid kinase, with protein MLPEKGQVLTAIGLMSGTSMDGIDVAVIDSDGETVKRRGAFASYPYEQGLRERVQAVAGHKPEPGDALGAVVRDITDAHAEAVEDFMGRAGLSAHDVDVVGFHGQTVFHDPQNGVTVQLGDGARLASRLNIAVVNDFRAADVAAGGEGAPFAPLYHAALAKPLAPPISVLNLGGVGNLTWISPDGGIVAFDTGPANALVDDWVLAQTGKPMDEDGQIARQGRIDEDVLAELLANDYFDQPYPKSLDRDHFDPSPVMGLSLEDGAATLVAFSAYAVARAQDMLPALPERWLVTGGGRHNPVMMADLRRALDRPVEPVEGVGWSGDAMEAQAFAYLAVRSMYGLPLSLPSTTGVSEPMPGGVLHRP; from the coding sequence ATGTTGCCCGAAAAAGGACAGGTCCTGACCGCCATTGGCCTGATGAGCGGTACGTCCATGGATGGGATCGACGTCGCCGTGATCGACAGCGACGGCGAGACGGTCAAGCGGCGGGGTGCCTTTGCATCCTATCCATATGAACAGGGGCTCAGAGAACGCGTGCAGGCGGTCGCCGGCCACAAGCCCGAACCCGGCGATGCGCTCGGTGCCGTGGTGCGCGATATCACCGATGCCCACGCCGAGGCGGTCGAGGATTTCATGGGCCGCGCGGGGCTTAGTGCACATGACGTCGACGTCGTCGGCTTTCACGGCCAGACGGTGTTTCACGACCCACAGAACGGCGTGACGGTGCAATTGGGCGACGGCGCCCGGCTGGCGTCGCGATTGAACATTGCCGTCGTCAACGATTTCCGCGCCGCCGACGTGGCCGCCGGGGGCGAGGGGGCGCCGTTCGCGCCGCTCTATCACGCCGCGCTGGCGAAGCCGCTGGCGCCGCCGATTAGTGTGCTCAATCTGGGCGGTGTCGGCAACCTGACGTGGATCAGCCCGGACGGCGGCATCGTCGCCTTCGACACCGGCCCGGCGAACGCACTGGTCGATGACTGGGTGTTGGCCCAGACCGGCAAGCCGATGGACGAGGACGGTCAAATCGCGCGGCAGGGCCGCATCGACGAGGATGTGTTGGCGGAACTGCTGGCCAACGATTATTTCGACCAGCCGTACCCGAAGTCGCTGGACCGCGATCACTTCGATCCGTCGCCGGTGATGGGGCTGTCGCTGGAAGACGGCGCGGCGACGCTGGTCGCGTTCTCGGCCTATGCCGTGGCGCGCGCACAGGACATGCTGCCCGCACTCCCCGAACGCTGGCTGGTGACCGGCGGCGGGCGGCACAATCCGGTGATGATGGCGGACCTCCGCCGCGCACTGGACCGCCCGGTGGAACCGGTCGAGGGCGTCGGCTGGTCCGGCGATGCCATGGAGGCGCAGGCGTTCGCCTACCTCGCCGTCAGATCGATGTACGGCCTGCCGCTCAGCCTGCCGTCGACGACCGGCGTCTCTGAGCCGATGCCGGGCGGTGTGCTGCACAGGCCTTAA
- a CDS encoding permease has translation MTAKTHDTGPYPESAPPETTTWPWYVGLPLAMLAWWLVYGQLVPFAEWVTSLFPVQRDSHTGAAIAFFFYDVPKVLLLLGGIVFVTGVLRSWFSPEKTRAILAGKNEILGYPLAALLGVLTPFCSCSSVPLFIGFVSAGIPLGVTFSFLIAGPMVGPVGLGLLYGLVGWEIASIYLVFGFTIATIAGFVMGRMGLERYLQDWVRELNAGTVGELADERLTLVDRLKIGVEQVREIVGKVWIWVLIGIAIGAAIHGYVPEETMLRIMGREAWWSVPAAVIMGVPMYTNAAGVVPIVEALLGKGAALGTTLAFMMSVIALSLPEMIILKQVLTLRLIAIFIAVVSMGILATGFLFNIIL, from the coding sequence ATGACCGCCAAAACACATGACACCGGCCCTTACCCTGAATCAGCGCCCCCTGAAACAACGACATGGCCTTGGTATGTGGGCTTGCCGCTGGCCATGCTGGCGTGGTGGCTGGTTTATGGGCAATTGGTCCCGTTTGCTGAGTGGGTGACGTCGCTGTTTCCCGTACAGCGCGACAGCCACACCGGCGCCGCCATTGCTTTCTTTTTCTACGACGTACCGAAGGTGTTGCTGTTGCTCGGCGGCATTGTCTTTGTGACCGGCGTCCTGCGCAGTTGGTTCAGCCCCGAGAAGACACGGGCGATCCTTGCCGGCAAGAATGAGATCCTCGGCTATCCCCTGGCGGCGCTCTTGGGCGTGCTGACGCCGTTCTGTTCATGCTCGTCGGTGCCGCTTTTCATCGGGTTCGTTTCAGCGGGCATCCCGCTCGGCGTGACTTTTTCCTTCCTGATCGCCGGTCCGATGGTGGGACCGGTCGGGCTAGGACTGCTTTACGGTCTGGTCGGCTGGGAGATCGCCTCGATCTACCTCGTCTTCGGCTTCACCATCGCCACGATCGCGGGGTTCGTTATGGGCCGCATGGGGCTGGAACGGTATCTGCAGGACTGGGTTCGCGAATTGAATGCCGGCACTGTGGGCGAATTGGCGGATGAGCGGCTGACGCTGGTCGATCGGCTTAAAATCGGTGTTGAGCAGGTTCGCGAGATCGTCGGAAAGGTCTGGATTTGGGTGCTGATCGGCATTGCCATCGGCGCGGCGATCCACGGCTATGTCCCCGAAGAGACGATGCTGCGGATCATGGGTCGCGAGGCGTGGTGGTCCGTGCCGGCAGCCGTCATCATGGGGGTGCCGATGTACACCAACGCGGCCGGCGTCGTCCCCATCGTCGAGGCGCTTCTGGGCAAGGGCGCGGCGCTCGGCACGACCCTCGCGTTCATGATGTCGGTGATCGCGCTCAGCCTGCCCGAGATGATCATCCTCAAGCAGGTGCTGACCCTCCGTCTGATTGCGATCTTCATCGCCGTGGTGTCGATGGGCATTCTCGCCACCGGCTTTCTGTTCAACATCATTCTTTGA
- a CDS encoding AsmA-like C-terminal domain-containing protein — MIKRTFIGVVQLVGGLGAGLAIITLLIAWQLQKGPVSLSFLTPYVERALNSGHRSFRLAIDDTTLTWAGWDRAIELRVKNVRAIGETGAAQARIPELSLSLSGRALVRGKLAPKFIELLGPEIRVRRDADGGLGIEVAAESGPSGERFATGLLSWLIKKPDPGSPMSYLETVRISGANMTFDDRMTGKVWQVPVGYLKLVRAPHGLLAEGSLQIDIENRIADISLHGSFHAEAGRLDLTASFADISPASFASLDPKFTVFEAVNMPLSGKLVIGTSLHEGINSIGFHVTGDDGTLMLPAPFAQELSVENITLNGIYNGRIGSVTLDGAEVTLMEGSTLAIPSPIDHAMPLVSMSGSGKFDMKSGIADIQRLSLNLNGPVFDLKAQASGIGGPEVVIKAETTLADVPVEQLKTYWPATMGPDPYAWVTSHLSGGRMTRADAVFSVRVQQDGSFAIDTIDGTMSAEGVDVTYLEGMPAVKNVKALMSFDADSFDVAVEQGTSGRIKLDGATIHITGLREIDQYIDIDLKAKSPVRDALELIDRKPFEFASAMKIDPKSTLGDADVDLNLYFMLAKDLAVEDVDVKAAARLTNVQMKDVVLGRGIRDGTLKLAVDTKKMEVDGNVMMGPVPVALVWNQNFGTKVPYRSQYLLAARIDDLSNVRDLGVDPGPAGDFVSGGVDATVRYTVFDNRSGRVEVNANLERAELRVPVMEWRKAAGDAGWVDVTILLENGLVKSVPSFNVIAGDLSVKGDVKYAPAGLGLERVNLKQVLFGRTDVSGAVISRPDGGWEIGLQGSELEFSPLWERLIGDRPGQDDLTLPDLTIAVELDKMWVEPQKFLSAVSGTFVHKRGIWRTALLDSKLNGGPLLSVNMAPDSDGNRVLSVKAENAGDTLRFFDLFDNMHGGQLEMRGRYDDAAALRPLRGKLRVVNYRVRNAPLMTRVLSIMALTGIVDALTGEGLNFAELDVPFTYTDGEVQIADAKATGASIGFTASGTVYTHADVLNIEGTVVPAYAINSLLGKIPLLGNILTGSEDGGGVFAANFSISGPIEDPNTTVNPLSALTPGILRNLFGAFKPDDQQVPLLGTSSLPVESQ; from the coding sequence TTGATCAAACGGACATTTATCGGTGTAGTGCAGTTGGTCGGCGGTCTCGGCGCCGGGCTGGCGATTATTACGCTTTTGATTGCCTGGCAGTTGCAGAAAGGACCGGTCTCGCTGTCATTTCTGACGCCGTATGTGGAACGCGCGCTGAACAGCGGCCACCGCAGCTTTCGCCTCGCCATTGACGACACCACGCTAACCTGGGCCGGCTGGGACCGGGCGATCGAGCTTCGCGTCAAGAACGTCCGCGCCATCGGCGAAACGGGCGCGGCGCAGGCGCGGATTCCCGAACTTTCCTTGTCGTTGAGCGGACGGGCGCTGGTCCGCGGCAAGCTGGCGCCGAAATTCATCGAATTGCTGGGGCCCGAAATTCGGGTGCGCCGTGATGCGGACGGCGGGCTGGGTATCGAGGTTGCCGCTGAAAGCGGACCTTCCGGCGAACGCTTTGCGACCGGCCTTCTGAGCTGGCTGATCAAGAAACCGGACCCGGGCTCGCCGATGAGCTATCTGGAAACGGTCCGCATCAGCGGCGCGAACATGACTTTCGACGACCGTATGACGGGCAAGGTCTGGCAGGTGCCGGTCGGTTATCTGAAGCTGGTGCGCGCACCGCACGGCCTGCTCGCCGAAGGAAGCCTGCAAATCGATATCGAGAACCGGATCGCCGACATTTCCTTGCACGGCTCGTTTCATGCAGAGGCGGGCCGTCTCGACCTGACGGCGTCGTTCGCCGACATATCGCCGGCGTCGTTCGCCTCGCTGGATCCGAAATTTACCGTGTTCGAAGCCGTCAACATGCCGCTCAGCGGCAAACTCGTCATCGGCACGTCGCTGCACGAGGGTATCAACAGCATCGGTTTTCACGTCACCGGCGATGACGGCACGCTGATGTTGCCGGCGCCGTTTGCACAGGAACTGAGCGTTGAGAACATTACGCTCAACGGAATTTATAACGGCCGCATCGGCTCGGTGACGCTGGACGGCGCCGAAGTAACGCTGATGGAAGGCTCGACCCTCGCCATCCCGTCGCCCATCGATCATGCCATGCCGCTGGTCAGCATGTCCGGTTCGGGGAAATTCGACATGAAATCGGGCATTGCCGATATTCAGCGTCTCAGCCTGAACCTGAACGGCCCGGTCTTCGATCTGAAAGCCCAGGCGAGCGGCATCGGCGGCCCGGAAGTCGTGATCAAGGCCGAAACGACACTGGCCGACGTGCCGGTGGAACAGCTCAAGACTTACTGGCCGGCGACAATGGGGCCGGACCCTTATGCCTGGGTGACATCGCATCTCAGCGGCGGGCGGATGACCCGCGCCGATGCCGTCTTTTCCGTCCGCGTGCAGCAGGACGGCAGTTTTGCCATCGATACCATCGACGGCACCATGAGCGCCGAAGGCGTCGATGTGACCTATCTAGAAGGCATGCCGGCGGTGAAGAACGTGAAGGCGTTGATGTCGTTCGATGCGGACAGCTTCGACGTTGCCGTCGAACAGGGCACCAGCGGGCGGATCAAGCTGGACGGCGCGACGATCCATATTACCGGTCTCAGGGAAATCGATCAGTACATCGATATCGACCTGAAGGCGAAATCGCCGGTGCGCGACGCGCTCGAGCTGATCGACCGCAAACCGTTCGAGTTCGCCAGCGCCATGAAGATCGATCCGAAAAGCACGCTGGGCGATGCGGATGTCGATCTCAATCTGTATTTCATGCTCGCCAAGGATCTGGCCGTCGAAGATGTCGATGTAAAGGCCGCAGCCAGACTGACGAATGTGCAGATGAAGGATGTCGTGCTGGGCCGGGGCATCCGCGACGGCACGCTCAAGCTCGCCGTCGATACGAAAAAAATGGAAGTCGACGGAAACGTGATGATGGGGCCGGTGCCGGTGGCCCTGGTATGGAACCAGAATTTCGGCACCAAGGTGCCTTACCGTTCGCAATATCTGCTGGCGGCCAGGATCGACGACCTGTCGAACGTCCGCGATCTCGGGGTCGATCCGGGTCCGGCGGGGGACTTCGTTTCCGGCGGTGTCGACGCCACGGTGCGCTATACGGTTTTCGATAACCGCAGCGGCCGCGTCGAGGTCAACGCCAACCTGGAACGTGCGGAACTCAGGGTGCCGGTGATGGAATGGCGCAAGGCGGCCGGCGACGCCGGCTGGGTCGATGTCACGATCCTGCTCGAGAACGGCCTCGTCAAAAGCGTACCGAGCTTCAATGTCATCGCCGGCGACCTGTCGGTGAAGGGCGATGTCAAATACGCACCGGCCGGTCTCGGCCTGGAGCGCGTCAATCTGAAGCAGGTCCTGTTCGGGCGCACCGATGTCTCGGGTGCCGTCATATCGCGTCCCGACGGCGGCTGGGAAATCGGCCTGCAGGGATCCGAGCTTGAATTCTCGCCGTTGTGGGAACGTCTGATCGGGGACCGTCCGGGCCAGGACGACCTGACCCTGCCGGACCTGACGATTGCCGTCGAGCTGGACAAGATGTGGGTCGAGCCGCAGAAGTTCCTGTCCGCCGTTTCCGGAACCTTCGTGCACAAGCGCGGCATCTGGCGCACGGCGCTGCTCGACAGCAAGCTCAACGGGGGGCCGCTGCTCAGTGTGAACATGGCGCCGGACTCCGACGGCAACCGGGTGCTGAGCGTCAAGGCCGAGAACGCCGGCGATACGCTGCGCTTTTTCGATCTGTTCGATAACATGCACGGCGGCCAGCTTGAAATGCGCGGCCGCTATGACGACGCGGCGGCGCTGCGGCCGTTGCGCGGCAAACTGCGTGTCGTCAATTACCGGGTTCGCAACGCACCGCTGATGACCCGTGTTCTCTCGATCATGGCGCTGACCGGCATTGTCGATGCGCTGACCGGCGAAGGCCTGAATTTCGCCGAGCTTGATGTGCCGTTTACATATACCGACGGTGAAGTGCAGATCGCCGACGCCAAGGCGACAGGGGCATCGATCGGCTTTACCGCGTCGGGCACCGTCTATACGCACGCCGATGTACTGAACATCGAGGGCACGGTGGTCCCGGCCTATGCCATCAACTCGCTGCTCGGCAAAATTCCGTTGCTCGGCAATATCCTGACGGGGAGCGAAGACGGCGGCGGCGTTTTTGCCGCCAACTTCTCGATCTCCGGTCCGATCGAGGATCCGAACACCACCGTCAATCCGCTGTCGGCGTTGACGCCGGGTATCCTCAGGAACCTGTTCGGCGCCTTCAAGCCCGACGATCAGCAAGTGCCGCTGCTCGGCACATCTTCGCTACCCGTCGAATCCCAATAA
- a CDS encoding metalloregulator ArsR/SmtB family transcription factor, protein MQEILNAIADPTRRAALTLLWSGKEYCVCELMQRLDATQSRMSRHMKVLRDAGLVLDRRDAQWVRYRRDMTLAPELAAVIDAVLVAERASGRPPKRNAA, encoded by the coding sequence ATGCAGGAAATATTGAACGCCATTGCCGATCCGACCCGCCGCGCCGCGCTTACGCTGCTGTGGAGCGGGAAAGAGTATTGTGTCTGCGAACTGATGCAGCGGCTTGACGCAACGCAAAGCCGGATGTCCCGGCACATGAAGGTGCTGCGCGACGCCGGTCTCGTGCTCGACAGACGCGATGCGCAATGGGTCCGTTATCGGCGCGACATGACCCTCGCGCCCGAATTGGCCGCTGTGATCGATGCGGTCCTGGTCGCCGAGCGCGCCTCTGGAAGGCCGCCTAAAAGGAATGCCGCATGA
- the bcp gene encoding thioredoxin-dependent thiol peroxidase translates to MLDTGDKAPDFNLPVNGGGSLSLKDLKGKKAVIYFYPKDMTPGCTTEAQDFRDHIKEFDKAGAVVVGVSKDSVKRHDNFVEKQSLPFKLISDENGALCEDFGVWVEKNMYGRKYMGIQRSTFVLDAKGVIRHVWPKVKVKGHAADVLETLKGL, encoded by the coding sequence ATGCTCGATACCGGCGACAAGGCCCCAGATTTCAACCTGCCCGTCAACGGCGGCGGTTCTCTATCGCTGAAGGACCTCAAGGGCAAGAAGGCCGTGATCTATTTCTATCCCAAGGACATGACGCCGGGGTGCACGACCGAAGCGCAGGATTTCCGCGATCACATCAAGGAATTCGACAAGGCAGGCGCCGTTGTCGTCGGCGTTTCCAAAGACAGCGTCAAACGGCACGACAACTTTGTCGAAAAGCAATCTCTGCCGTTCAAGTTGATTTCCGACGAAAACGGCGCCTTGTGCGAGGATTTCGGCGTCTGGGTGGAAAAAAACATGTACGGGCGTAAATACATGGGCATCCAGCGCTCGACCTTCGTGCTCGACGCCAAGGGCGTGATCCGTCATGTCTGGCCGAAGGTCAAGGTCAAGGGCCACGCCGCAGACGTCCTGGAGACGCTCAAAGGGCTGTAA
- a CDS encoding bifunctional [glutamine synthetase] adenylyltransferase/[glutamine synthetase]-adenylyl-L-tyrosine phosphorylase, whose translation MSNDFVIDTAGLAVAADSEAAQRGLADFYAACEEARDDAPEDIESALALAAREDGKRLLEGVFSNSPYLTQSLLREPAWLGQLAREGADALARSILSETRTQTSALTDEARIMRALRIAKRRLALTAALADIAGQWTLYQVTEALSDFADAAASAASGFVIRRAAERGAFRLKNPDDPERDSGFIVIGMGKLGARELNYSSDIDLICLYDNDVIDTDNPDGLQQHVIRMTRTLAKILDERTGDGYVFRVDLRLRPDPGSTPLAISVLAAETYYESLGQNWERAAMIKARPIAGDIAAAETFLHHLRPFVWRKSLDFAAIQDIHSIKRQIHAHKGGGKVAINGHDIKTGRGGIREIEFFAQTQQLIWGGREPSVRISRTIAAIRHLVDLGMVDADAADILNDAYEFLRRVEHRLQMQSDEQTQKLPDDDAGIAQLAAFCGYADAAGFRAALLGHLEAVEAQYGALFEDSPALTAEDGHAGNLAFTGADSDPETLKTLARFGFTDPALVDKSIRAWHHGRIRATRSTRARELLTELTPALLEAIGKQPDPDATFLRFDAFLASLPAGVQLFTMFQAYPDLLRLLSEIMGEAPRLAAHLSRRPNLLDSVLSADFYDPLPDLGELRTDCAEALTDAMFFEDILDATRRWNSDRRFQLGVQMLRGVTGAGDAALSFSNIADAVLQTLIPEVIREFEKAHGQIAGGMFCVLALGKLGSRELTPSSDLDLIFIYSADEADSHSDGARPLAVSQYYSRLGQRIINAVMSMTAEGTLYEIDMRLRPSGNKGPVATVLDGFERYYAETAWTWEHMALVRARIIFDTGVIGDKVQGMIRGTLTGSRDAAKTAAEVSNMRGRIEKQYATPCIWSIKQVAGGQVDVDFLAQYLVLIHAAAHPEIISADAAEVFRVAGDLGLINAGDATALRAAKSLYRDLQTFLALTIEGDMTDAKVAAFSEPLREDLCEITGSASFDALSEKLKNTEDAVRAIFVGLLGEPNADSEAAPPDI comes from the coding sequence ATGAGCAACGATTTTGTCATCGATACGGCCGGGCTGGCGGTTGCGGCCGACAGCGAAGCGGCGCAGCGCGGGCTCGCAGACTTTTACGCTGCCTGCGAAGAGGCCCGCGACGATGCCCCGGAAGATATCGAGAGCGCCCTCGCCCTGGCCGCCCGCGAAGACGGCAAACGCCTTCTGGAAGGTGTTTTTTCCAACAGTCCGTACCTAACGCAATCGCTGCTGCGCGAACCCGCATGGCTGGGCCAGCTCGCCCGGGAAGGTGCTGACGCACTCGCCCGCAGCATTTTATCCGAAACCAGAACGCAAACATCGGCGCTCACCGACGAGGCGCGGATCATGCGCGCGCTCAGGATCGCCAAACGCCGTCTCGCCCTGACGGCGGCGCTGGCCGACATCGCCGGGCAATGGACACTTTATCAGGTCACCGAAGCGCTTTCCGATTTCGCCGACGCGGCGGCAAGCGCGGCAAGCGGGTTCGTCATCCGCAGGGCCGCGGAGCGCGGCGCATTCCGCCTGAAAAATCCCGACGATCCCGAACGCGATTCCGGCTTCATCGTTATCGGCATGGGCAAGCTCGGCGCACGGGAACTGAACTATTCCAGCGATATCGACCTGATCTGCCTGTACGACAATGACGTCATCGACACCGACAACCCCGACGGGCTTCAGCAGCATGTCATCCGCATGACCCGGACCCTTGCCAAGATCCTCGATGAACGCACGGGCGACGGCTACGTCTTCCGTGTCGATCTCAGATTGCGGCCCGACCCCGGCTCGACGCCGCTGGCGATCTCGGTGCTGGCGGCGGAAACGTATTATGAAAGCCTGGGGCAGAACTGGGAACGCGCGGCAATGATCAAAGCGCGACCGATCGCCGGGGATATCGCCGCCGCCGAGACCTTCCTGCATCACCTGCGCCCGTTCGTCTGGCGCAAGAGCCTCGATTTCGCGGCCATCCAGGACATCCACTCGATCAAGCGGCAAATCCATGCGCACAAGGGCGGCGGCAAGGTCGCGATCAACGGGCACGACATCAAGACCGGGCGCGGCGGCATCCGCGAGATCGAATTTTTCGCCCAGACCCAGCAGTTGATCTGGGGCGGGCGCGAACCGTCGGTGCGGATCAGCCGCACCATCGCGGCGATCCGCCATCTGGTCGATCTCGGCATGGTCGACGCCGACGCCGCGGATATCCTGAACGACGCCTACGAATTCCTGCGCCGCGTCGAACACCGCCTGCAGATGCAGTCGGACGAGCAGACCCAGAAGCTGCCCGACGATGATGCCGGCATCGCACAGTTGGCCGCCTTCTGCGGTTATGCCGACGCCGCCGGGTTTCGCGCCGCATTGCTGGGACACCTCGAAGCCGTTGAAGCCCAATACGGCGCCCTGTTCGAAGACTCCCCGGCTTTGACCGCGGAAGACGGCCATGCCGGCAATCTTGCCTTCACCGGCGCCGACAGCGATCCCGAGACCCTGAAGACCCTTGCCCGTTTCGGCTTTACCGATCCGGCCCTGGTCGACAAATCAATCCGCGCCTGGCATCACGGCCGCATCCGCGCCACCCGCTCGACGCGGGCGCGCGAATTGCTGACGGAACTGACGCCGGCTCTGCTCGAAGCCATCGGCAAACAGCCCGATCCGGACGCCACGTTCCTCCGCTTCGATGCCTTTCTGGCGAGCCTGCCCGCCGGCGTGCAGCTTTTCACCATGTTTCAGGCCTACCCCGATCTGTTGCGGCTGCTGTCGGAAATCATGGGCGAAGCGCCGCGTCTGGCAGCCCACCTGAGCCGCCGCCCGAACCTGCTGGACAGCGTGCTGAGCGCCGATTTCTACGACCCCCTGCCGGATCTCGGGGAGCTCCGCACGGACTGCGCCGAAGCGCTGACCGACGCCATGTTCTTCGAAGATATTCTCGACGCCACCCGGCGCTGGAACAGCGACCGGCGCTTTCAGCTCGGCGTGCAAATGCTGCGCGGCGTCACCGGCGCGGGCGATGCGGCGCTGAGTTTCAGCAACATTGCCGATGCCGTCCTGCAGACCCTGATCCCCGAGGTCATCCGCGAGTTCGAAAAAGCGCACGGCCAGATTGCCGGCGGCATGTTCTGCGTTCTGGCACTCGGCAAGCTGGGTTCGCGCGAACTGACGCCGTCGAGCGACCTCGACCTGATTTTCATCTACAGCGCCGATGAGGCGGACAGCCATTCCGATGGTGCGCGCCCGCTCGCCGTCTCGCAATATTACAGCCGCCTGGGCCAGCGCATTATCAACGCCGTCATGTCGATGACCGCGGAAGGCACGCTTTACGAGATCGACATGCGGCTCAGACCGAGCGGCAACAAGGGACCGGTGGCGACCGTGCTGGACGGTTTCGAGCGGTACTATGCGGAAACCGCCTGGACGTGGGAACACATGGCCCTGGTCCGCGCCCGCATCATCTTCGATACCGGCGTCATCGGCGACAAGGTACAGGGGATGATCAGAGGCACCCTCACCGGCAGCCGCGATGCGGCGAAAACCGCGGCCGAGGTTTCGAACATGCGCGGGCGCATTGAAAAACAGTATGCAACGCCGTGCATCTGGTCCATCAAGCAGGTTGCCGGCGGTCAGGTCGACGTGGATTTTCTGGCCCAGTATCTGGTCCTGATCCATGCCGCGGCGCATCCCGAGATCATCAGCGCGGATGCGGCCGAAGTCTTCCGCGTGGCCGGCGATCTGGGTCTGATCAATGCCGGTGACGCCACGGCATTGCGTGCGGCCAAATCGTTGTATCGCGATCTGCAAACGTTTCTGGCGCTGACCATCGAAGGCGACATGACCGATGCCAAGGTTGCCGCTTTCTCGGAACCGCTTCGTGAAGACCTGTGCGAAATTACCGGCAGTGCATCATTCGATGCATTGTCGGAGAAACTGAAAAACACCGAAGACGCGGTGCGGGCGATCTTCGTGGGCCTTCTGGGCGAGCCGAATGCCGACAGCGAAGCCGCGCCACCGGATATTTGA
- the tyrS gene encoding tyrosine--tRNA ligase, which produces MAHYKSDFITRLTERQFMHQCTDLDALDEKCAAGPVTAYIGFDCTAPSLHVGSLVSIMLLRLLQQTGHKPIVLMGGGTTRVGDPSGKDESRKLLDDAAIAANMAGIKSVFQKYLSFGDGPTDAIMVNNADWLDSLNYVEFLRDIGPHFTINRMLSFDSVKLRLEREQPLTFLEFNYMILQAYDFVELAKRNGCALQMGGSDQWGNIVNGVELGRRVADKHLFGLTTPLLTTASGAKMGKTADGAVWLNEDALSHYDYWQYWRNTEDADVGKFLRLFTELPMDEIARLEALEGAEINDAKKILADEATKLCRGADAAAEARKTAETTFEQGGMGETLPSVDVPRAEIEAGVGILTLFTQAGLASSNGDARRLIKGGGAKINDEAISDVNASASLGDLNAEGVIKLSAGKKRHALIKPV; this is translated from the coding sequence ATGGCCCACTACAAGTCCGATTTTATCACTCGCCTGACCGAACGCCAGTTCATGCATCAATGCACGGACCTGGATGCGCTGGACGAAAAATGCGCCGCGGGCCCGGTCACGGCGTATATCGGCTTCGACTGCACGGCGCCGAGCCTGCACGTGGGCTCGCTGGTGTCGATCATGCTGCTCAGGCTGTTGCAGCAGACCGGGCACAAGCCGATCGTCCTCATGGGCGGCGGCACGACACGGGTCGGCGACCCGTCCGGCAAGGACGAAAGCCGCAAGCTGCTGGATGACGCCGCCATTGCCGCCAACATGGCCGGCATCAAATCGGTGTTTCAGAAATACCTGAGCTTCGGCGACGGCCCGACCGACGCCATCATGGTCAACAATGCCGACTGGCTGGACAGCCTCAATTATGTCGAATTCCTGCGCGATATCGGCCCGCACTTCACCATCAACCGCATGCTCAGCTTCGACAGCGTCAAGCTGCGCCTCGAGCGCGAGCAGCCGCTGACGTTCCTTGAGTTCAACTACATGATCCTGCAGGCCTACGACTTCGTCGAGCTTGCCAAGCGCAACGGTTGCGCGTTGCAGATGGGCGGCTCGGATCAGTGGGGCAACATCGTCAACGGCGTTGAGTTGGGCCGCCGCGTTGCCGATAAACACCTGTTCGGCCTGACCACGCCGCTTTTGACGACCGCGTCGGGCGCGAAGATGGGCAAGACCGCCGACGGCGCGGTGTGGCTCAACGAAGACGCGCTCAGCCACTACGATTACTGGCAGTACTGGCGCAACACCGAGGACGCCGACGTCGGCAAGTTCCTGCGCCTGTTCACCGAACTGCCGATGGACGAGATCGCCCGCCTCGAAGCACTTGAGGGTGCGGAGATCAACGACGCCAAGAAAATACTCGCCGACGAAGCCACCAAGCTATGCCGGGGCGCCGACGCCGCGGCGGAAGCCCGCAAGACGGCGGAGACCACCTTCGAGCAGGGCGGCATGGGCGAGACGCTGCCCAGCGTCGACGTGCCGCGCGCCGAGATCGAGGCCGGCGTCGGTATCCTGACGCTGTTCACGCAGGCCGGTCTGGCGTCATCCAACGGTGACGCACGGCGCCTGATCAAGGGCGGCGGCGCCAAGATCAACGACGAAGCCATCAGCGACGTCAACGCGAGCGCCTCGCTCGGTGATCTCAACGCCGAAGGCGTGATCAAGCTGTCGGCGGGCAAGAAGCGCCACGCCCTGATCAAGCCTGTCTGA
- a CDS encoding thioredoxin family protein encodes MKTVKIYGSGCKRCETTETMVNEAAAKLGIEVDVEKVTDPKSIAMAGVMSTPGIAVDGKLVHAGGLPGAAKLEDWLSA; translated from the coding sequence ATGAAAACCGTCAAGATTTACGGGTCCGGGTGCAAACGCTGCGAAACCACCGAGACGATGGTCAACGAGGCTGCGGCCAAACTCGGGATCGAGGTCGATGTTGAAAAGGTCACGGATCCGAAATCCATCGCCATGGCGGGTGTGATGTCAACGCCGGGCATCGCGGTCGACGGCAAGCTTGTTCACGCCGGCGGCCTGCCCGGCGCGGCAAAACTCGAAGACTGGCTTTCCGCATGA